In a genomic window of uncultured Sphaerochaeta sp.:
- the ade gene encoding adenine deaminase → MVTKARLRALIDAASGRKKADLCITNAHVLDVYNKEWFESDILVSEGYICAYAQKGKGEASRVVDAGGRYLVPGLIDGHVHIESSHATAQEFSNLVVPCGTTTVIADPHEICNVCGLDGLSYMLDASQDTALQAFFVVPSCVPATTFEHSGATILAEDLAEPLKHERVLGLGEMMDYPGVIAASDLVVDKLIEAKKAGKIIDGHSPAVSGSELDAYCASGIHTDHECETPQELQERVRRGMYVMLREGSACNNVLGLLGGVHERNSRRCIFCTDDRQPISILAEGHINNNIRLAVHAGLDPIEAFCMATINSCDCYHLTDRGAIAPGLRADFCLVNDLSSFTMHQVYVAGELVAQDGLMLKPAAVRHDSRVSGKMQVRDFSAARLALPLQDSHVRVIDIVPGGVVTEAGEATVPVKDGLWVHDAKQDIIKLAVIERHKGTGNVALALLRGYGLKGGAMATSVAHDSHNIIVAGDNDADMEKAVNHLIAVGGGMVIVQDGVILASFDQPVAGLISYEDGATIAENLKQLHAIAQEKLKVSKDVDPFMTLCFMSLPVIPAYKLTDMGLFDVRSFSFVPLELNR, encoded by the coding sequence ATGGTTACTAAAGCTCGCTTGAGAGCTCTGATCGATGCAGCCTCAGGCAGGAAGAAGGCAGACCTTTGCATTACGAACGCGCATGTGCTCGATGTATATAATAAGGAATGGTTTGAATCTGATATCCTTGTATCGGAAGGATATATCTGCGCCTACGCGCAAAAGGGAAAAGGGGAGGCCTCCCGCGTCGTTGACGCTGGGGGACGCTATCTGGTCCCCGGCTTGATCGACGGTCACGTGCATATCGAATCCAGTCATGCCACAGCACAGGAATTTTCCAACCTGGTGGTCCCCTGTGGGACTACCACCGTCATCGCAGATCCGCATGAGATCTGCAATGTCTGCGGTCTTGATGGGCTCTCTTATATGTTGGATGCATCACAAGATACAGCCTTGCAGGCCTTCTTTGTCGTCCCCTCCTGCGTGCCGGCAACCACCTTCGAGCACAGCGGGGCGACCATTCTCGCTGAGGACCTGGCTGAGCCGCTGAAGCATGAGCGGGTGCTCGGGCTTGGGGAGATGATGGATTATCCGGGAGTCATTGCTGCCAGTGATCTGGTGGTCGACAAGCTGATCGAAGCGAAGAAAGCAGGAAAAATCATCGATGGGCACAGCCCGGCCGTCTCGGGTTCCGAACTTGACGCGTACTGTGCAAGCGGCATCCACACCGACCATGAGTGTGAGACGCCACAGGAGCTGCAGGAACGGGTGAGGCGTGGCATGTACGTGATGCTTCGCGAGGGATCTGCATGCAACAATGTGTTGGGCTTGCTCGGTGGGGTACATGAGCGCAACAGCCGAAGGTGCATCTTCTGTACCGATGACCGACAGCCCATCAGCATTCTCGCAGAGGGGCACATCAACAACAACATCCGTCTGGCAGTCCATGCAGGGCTCGACCCCATCGAGGCGTTTTGCATGGCAACCATCAACAGCTGTGATTGCTATCACCTCACCGACCGTGGGGCGATTGCACCGGGGCTGCGGGCCGACTTCTGCCTGGTCAACGATCTCTCCTCCTTTACCATGCACCAGGTGTATGTGGCTGGGGAGTTGGTCGCCCAGGATGGGCTGATGCTCAAGCCGGCTGCAGTCCGTCATGACTCCAGGGTGAGTGGGAAAATGCAGGTCAGGGATTTTTCGGCAGCCCGGCTCGCCCTTCCTTTGCAGGATAGCCATGTCCGTGTCATTGACATTGTTCCCGGTGGCGTGGTCACCGAGGCCGGCGAGGCCACCGTACCTGTCAAAGATGGCTTGTGGGTGCATGACGCCAAGCAGGATATCATCAAGCTTGCCGTGATCGAGCGGCATAAGGGAACGGGGAATGTGGCGCTCGCCCTGCTCAGGGGCTATGGCCTGAAAGGTGGAGCGATGGCCACCAGTGTTGCCCATGACTCGCACAACATCATCGTCGCCGGTGACAATGATGCGGATATGGAGAAGGCGGTGAACCATCTCATTGCGGTAGGCGGCGGGATGGTCATCGTACAGGACGGAGTGATACTCGCTTCCTTCGACCAGCCGGTTGCCGGCCTCATCAGCTATGAGGATGGAGCAACCATTGCCGAAAATCTGAAGCAATTGCATGCGATTGCACAGGAGAAGCTGAAGGTCAGCAAGGATGTCGATCCATTCATGACCCTCTGCTTCATGTCTCTTCCCGTCATTCCGGCGTACAAACTTACCGATATGGGGCTTTTTGACGTTCGGTCGTTCTCGTTCGTGCCCTTGGAGCTCAATAGATAA
- a CDS encoding ABC transporter ATP-binding protein — MNALNLESLTYTYPSGTQALQNISLSLEEGSSLAILGSNGAGKSTLLDLILGYKQQTGIQIFGKEIGSYGRKELGRTLALVPQTEHYHFSFTLLDYTLFGRSPYLQAMGNPTSEDADIAYQALEEVGLAAYADRSVTDLSGGEHQLLLLARAIAQQSRMLLLDEPTSALDPANRKKVLSILSSLHQRGKTLVFTTHDANLAYALATHVAMLKQGSLLCFGRKEEVVNTEMLTTLYATELTVCQLGSDTLIY, encoded by the coding sequence ATGAACGCACTGAACCTGGAGAGTCTCACCTACACCTACCCCAGCGGAACGCAAGCCCTGCAGAACATCAGCCTCTCCCTTGAAGAGGGCTCATCACTCGCCATCCTGGGCTCCAACGGAGCGGGCAAATCCACCCTTCTCGATCTGATTCTGGGGTACAAGCAACAAACCGGGATCCAGATCTTCGGCAAAGAGATAGGATCATACGGAAGAAAGGAGCTGGGGAGGACGCTTGCCCTGGTTCCCCAGACTGAGCACTATCACTTCTCCTTCACGCTCCTTGACTATACGCTGTTCGGCCGCTCTCCCTATCTGCAGGCAATGGGCAACCCCACATCTGAGGATGCTGACATCGCCTACCAGGCGCTTGAGGAAGTAGGGCTTGCAGCCTATGCCGATCGTTCGGTCACCGACCTGAGCGGAGGTGAGCACCAGCTGCTCTTGCTCGCCCGTGCCATCGCCCAGCAGAGCAGGATGCTGCTTCTGGACGAGCCGACGAGTGCGCTCGACCCTGCCAACCGCAAGAAGGTGCTTTCCATCCTCTCTTCCTTGCACCAGAGGGGGAAAACCTTGGTATTCACCACTCATGATGCGAATCTTGCCTACGCGTTGGCCACGCATGTGGCAATGCTCAAGCAAGGCTCGTTGCTCTGCTTCGGGAGAAAAGAAGAGGTGGTCAACACCGAAATGCTGACCACCCTCTATGCAACGGAGCTGACCGTATGCCAGCTGGGTTCTGATACGCTTATCTATTGA
- a CDS encoding iron ABC transporter permease: MNRAGAFAHEQRRRRLILLSLVVFTFLLSLLFLFAGRYPKPGFTFSSIWNQEGMAQSILWKVRLPRIILALVAGSMLSASGFTFQMLFSNPLVEPGFLGVSQGSAFGAALMMVIGASTTVMVQLSATLFGLLALLASYLLAKRFRFGGSLLRLVLSGIAVSAIFSSALGVVKLVAEPTKDLQDITFWMMGGLWNASWKQLFSIIWTVIACMLLLFTFRWKLNLLSLEEKTAHSVGLNPKRDRLILLVVATVGTTLTISITGLIGWVGLITPHLARKLFGSDSSYSLPGSMVLGSLFLLLCDTLGRTLLPTEIPIGLLTSLFGAVVFIIILSLKHQGGKA, translated from the coding sequence ATGAACAGAGCAGGAGCCTTTGCCCATGAGCAGAGAAGAAGACGCTTGATTTTGCTTTCCTTGGTAGTGTTCACCTTCCTTCTCTCCCTGCTCTTCCTCTTCGCAGGAAGATATCCAAAACCTGGGTTCACCTTCTCCTCGATCTGGAATCAGGAGGGGATGGCCCAGAGCATCCTGTGGAAGGTGAGGCTCCCCAGAATCATATTGGCCTTGGTGGCGGGCAGCATGCTCAGTGCAAGCGGGTTCACCTTCCAGATGCTCTTCTCCAATCCCCTGGTGGAGCCGGGCTTTCTCGGGGTGAGCCAAGGTTCTGCCTTTGGGGCTGCGCTGATGATGGTGATCGGGGCCTCCACCACGGTAATGGTTCAACTCAGTGCCACCCTATTCGGACTTCTTGCCCTGCTTGCCAGCTACCTGCTTGCCAAACGGTTTCGCTTCGGCGGTTCCCTGCTTCGGCTGGTGCTCAGCGGCATTGCCGTGTCGGCAATCTTCTCCAGTGCCCTGGGGGTTGTCAAGCTGGTTGCCGAACCCACCAAAGATCTGCAGGACATCACCTTCTGGATGATGGGAGGACTTTGGAATGCCTCGTGGAAGCAACTCTTCTCCATCATCTGGACAGTCATTGCATGCATGCTGCTGCTCTTCACCTTCCGCTGGAAACTCAACCTGCTCTCCCTCGAGGAGAAGACGGCACACTCGGTGGGACTCAACCCCAAGCGCGACCGCCTCATCCTGCTGGTCGTCGCCACCGTCGGCACCACCCTGACCATTTCCATCACCGGCCTCATCGGTTGGGTGGGACTGATCACGCCGCATCTTGCGCGCAAGCTCTTCGGCTCGGACAGCTCCTACAGCCTACCCGGTTCCATGGTGCTCGGCTCACTCTTTCTCCTCCTGTGTGACACCTTGGGACGGACGCTGCTGCCGACAGAGATTCCCATAGGCCTGCTCACCAGCTTGTTCGGGGCAGTCGTGTTCATCATCATCCTCAGTCTCAAGCACCAAGGGGGAAAAGCATGA
- a CDS encoding ABC transporter substrate-binding protein: MKKSLILLLLVLTPVLLFSQGNAEQAMQESSFYQATDANNRTLKLAEKPSTVLIAGKAGNMPANALFLFPEVTSMDLTLPKTDQGLGDFFSFIRPELDEKPRLSQTASVEEIASRNADLVLTKATHFESIARKLDVLGIPNYTMNLESYADWISELEQLGKLLKNTSRANEIISLYEKRMQPIRANAASLASDQQVKVLLLQGDRTDNTFSYKIAPDDWMQTWMVETIGAQPVWKGANKAANGWSTISFEQIAAWDPDMIILVSYRNPAQMYVDAIYNSPIWAQLDAVKEQKVLAGPHDMMSYLQPVASWILGLQWLGKTLYPEQYQNLDMQEEVASFYRDFYHLNDAAKLDKLVSLYADSVNGNK, from the coding sequence ATGAAAAAATCCCTGATCCTTCTCCTTCTTGTCCTGACACCGGTGCTTTTGTTCTCCCAAGGCAATGCCGAGCAGGCCATGCAGGAAAGTTCGTTCTACCAGGCGACCGATGCCAACAACCGCACCCTCAAGCTGGCCGAGAAACCCTCGACCGTCCTGATAGCCGGCAAGGCGGGCAATATGCCGGCCAATGCCCTCTTCCTGTTTCCTGAAGTGACAAGCATGGACCTGACCTTGCCGAAAACCGACCAAGGCCTGGGAGACTTCTTCTCGTTCATCAGGCCGGAATTGGATGAAAAACCCCGTCTCAGCCAAACAGCCAGCGTAGAGGAGATAGCCAGCAGGAACGCAGACCTGGTACTCACCAAGGCGACGCATTTCGAGTCGATCGCCCGCAAGCTGGATGTCCTTGGCATCCCCAACTATACCATGAACCTTGAGTCCTATGCGGATTGGATCAGCGAACTGGAACAACTGGGCAAACTGTTGAAGAACACTTCACGTGCCAACGAGATCATCTCACTGTATGAGAAGCGGATGCAACCCATCAGAGCGAATGCAGCGTCCCTAGCTTCCGACCAACAGGTGAAAGTCCTCCTGTTGCAGGGAGACCGCACGGACAACACCTTCTCGTACAAGATTGCACCGGATGACTGGATGCAGACATGGATGGTCGAGACCATCGGTGCCCAGCCCGTCTGGAAAGGGGCGAACAAGGCAGCAAACGGCTGGTCGACCATCAGTTTTGAGCAGATTGCCGCATGGGATCCCGACATGATCATCCTTGTCAGTTACCGGAACCCTGCACAGATGTACGTTGATGCAATCTACAATTCGCCGATCTGGGCTCAGCTTGATGCAGTGAAAGAACAGAAGGTGCTCGCCGGACCCCATGACATGATGAGTTATCTCCAACCGGTGGCTTCCTGGATTCTCGGTCTCCAGTGGCTTGGCAAGACCCTCTATCCCGAGCAGTACCAGAACCTTGACATGCAGGAGGAGGTGGCTTCCTTCTATCGCGATTTCTACCACCTGAATGATGCGGCAAAGCTGGACAAACTGGTTTCACTCTATGCTGATTCAGTGAATGGCAACAAGTGA
- a CDS encoding glutamate-5-semialdehyde dehydrogenase has product MDTHALHQRIRTLRSQAKVLSSSTIEQRNQLLLAIADGLSRDYQLIRTANELDVAQAVENGQKESLVKRLIFSEEKLAAVTLGLQQVAELKDPIGHVLERRLLDDGLLLEKVSFPIGVIGMIFEARPDALVQIVSLCLKSGNGIILKGGKEAQRTNTELVASIQRSCAGSVLGDAWLLLVESHADVELMLGMEKEIDLLIPRGTNQFVRYVMDHTSIPVLGHADGICHLYIDEHADLAKAVEIAYDSKTQYPAACNAVETILVHQAVASSFLPRLAQRLAQGNVVMHGDARTQELVSCTPYQEGDWGMEYLALELNIRVVDSLAQAIDHIETYGSHHTDAIVSEDEMAIRTFFLQVDSADVFANCSTRFSDGFRFGLGAEVGISTAKIHARGPVGLEGLMSSKYLLKGQGQVVSTYSGKEPKQFLHTELAKVGSSLAFGGEQ; this is encoded by the coding sequence ATGGATACACACGCATTGCACCAGAGGATTCGCACCCTGCGCTCACAAGCGAAAGTCCTCTCCTCAAGCACGATAGAGCAGCGCAACCAACTCCTTTTGGCCATTGCCGATGGCCTGTCCAGGGATTATCAGCTGATACGCACGGCGAATGAGTTGGATGTTGCACAAGCAGTGGAAAACGGCCAGAAAGAATCTCTGGTCAAGCGTCTGATCTTCAGCGAGGAGAAACTCGCTGCGGTAACGCTCGGCTTGCAGCAAGTCGCCGAATTGAAAGACCCCATCGGGCATGTATTGGAACGAAGGCTCCTTGATGACGGTCTGCTGCTCGAGAAAGTGAGCTTCCCCATAGGGGTCATCGGCATGATCTTCGAGGCCAGGCCCGATGCCTTGGTGCAGATCGTCTCGCTCTGCCTGAAGAGCGGAAATGGCATCATCCTCAAGGGAGGCAAGGAAGCGCAGCGGACCAATACCGAGTTGGTCGCTTCCATCCAGCGCAGCTGTGCCGGTTCTGTCTTGGGCGATGCATGGCTCCTGCTTGTGGAAAGCCATGCCGATGTGGAGCTGATGCTGGGGATGGAGAAAGAGATCGATCTGCTCATCCCCCGCGGGACCAACCAGTTCGTACGCTATGTCATGGACCACACCTCCATTCCGGTGCTTGGGCATGCGGACGGGATTTGTCATCTCTACATCGATGAGCATGCTGACCTTGCGAAGGCCGTTGAGATTGCCTATGACTCGAAAACCCAATACCCCGCAGCGTGCAACGCAGTGGAGACTATCCTTGTGCACCAAGCAGTAGCTTCCTCCTTTCTGCCCAGGCTCGCCCAGCGTCTTGCACAGGGAAACGTGGTGATGCACGGCGATGCACGCACCCAGGAGCTGGTCTCCTGCACTCCCTACCAAGAAGGGGATTGGGGCATGGAGTATCTTGCCCTTGAGCTGAACATCCGTGTCGTGGACAGCCTTGCCCAGGCCATCGACCACATCGAGACCTACGGCTCGCACCATACCGATGCCATCGTCAGCGAGGATGAGATGGCGATCAGGACGTTCTTCCTGCAGGTCGATTCCGCTGACGTGTTCGCCAATTGTTCGACCCGGTTTTCCGATGGCTTCCGTTTCGGCCTTGGAGCCGAGGTGGGCATCAGCACGGCAAAGATCCATGCACGCGGGCCGGTTGGGCTTGAGGGCCTGATGAGCAGCAAATACCTGCTCAAGGGACAGGGGCAGGTCGTGAGCACCTACAGTGGCAAGGAGCCCAAGCAGTTCCTCCACACCGAGCTTGCAAAGGTTGGATCCTCTCTTGCCTTCGGGGGCGAACAATGA
- the proB gene encoding glutamate 5-kinase: MKRDLTNVHRLVVKVGTNLLSAHEGIDETCIDSIVDQIAHLHRQGYQVLLVSSGAVGMGAKELHHKGPVKQVSMRQACASIGQPLLMSSYRRSFKRHGLVCSQILLTRKDLNNRHTYVNLRNSIFTLLELGVVPVFNENDVVSTAEIGSAFGDNDRMSAMVASKIDADLLVILTDIPGLYTADPKKDESAHLLTEIEKLDETVLSYAGGAGSTHSTGGMKTKLLAAKIASVAGCGTIIASGYEENALTRLLAGEALGTYIHPSTRLSQRERWILNNSHLGSLEVDEGAKRALLAKKSLLPKGVVRVNGVFGSGDVIQICTTDGKPFAKAVPYYNSTDIATVAGHSSKDIEALLGKGGKDVLFRPEDLVLLDDVE; this comes from the coding sequence ATGAAGCGTGACCTGACAAACGTACATCGCCTGGTGGTAAAAGTGGGGACCAACCTGCTCTCTGCACATGAGGGAATCGATGAAACGTGCATCGATTCGATCGTTGACCAGATTGCACATCTGCACAGGCAGGGGTATCAGGTCCTTTTGGTCAGTAGTGGTGCCGTCGGCATGGGTGCCAAGGAGTTGCATCACAAGGGGCCGGTCAAGCAGGTCTCGATGCGCCAAGCCTGTGCTTCCATCGGACAACCCTTGCTCATGTCCAGTTATCGTCGCTCCTTCAAGCGTCATGGACTGGTCTGTTCGCAGATCCTGCTCACCAGGAAGGACCTCAACAACCGGCATACCTACGTGAACCTGCGCAACAGCATCTTTACCTTGCTTGAGTTGGGAGTGGTCCCCGTTTTCAATGAGAATGATGTGGTCAGTACTGCGGAAATCGGTTCCGCCTTCGGCGACAATGACAGGATGAGCGCCATGGTTGCCAGCAAGATTGACGCGGATCTTCTGGTCATCCTGACCGATATACCTGGACTGTACACCGCCGATCCCAAGAAGGATGAGTCAGCCCATCTGCTCACCGAAATCGAGAAACTTGATGAAACGGTGCTCTCCTATGCCGGAGGGGCGGGATCCACCCACTCGACCGGCGGCATGAAGACCAAACTGCTGGCAGCCAAGATTGCCTCTGTTGCAGGGTGTGGCACCATCATTGCAAGCGGATATGAGGAAAACGCCCTGACCCGACTTCTCGCAGGGGAAGCCTTGGGAACCTACATCCATCCCTCAACGAGGCTGAGCCAGCGTGAGCGATGGATACTGAACAACTCCCACCTGGGTTCGTTGGAAGTGGATGAGGGGGCCAAACGGGCCCTGCTTGCCAAGAAGAGCCTGCTTCCGAAGGGTGTGGTGCGGGTCAACGGGGTGTTTGGTTCAGGGGATGTGATCCAGATCTGTACCACCGACGGCAAGCCGTTTGCCAAGGCGGTACCGTACTACAACAGCACAGACATCGCCACGGTGGCCGGCCACAGCAGCAAGGACATCGAGGCGTTGCTGGGAAAGGGTGGGAAGGACGTGCTCTTCCGGCCGGAGGACTTGGTGTTGCTCGACGATGTTGAATAA
- a CDS encoding N-acetylmuramoyl-L-alanine amidase, with the protein MRKILCLLLLLSSSLLFAAVDPYSLEVGTVILDAGHGGHDPGTSFAWAFAGGTVYERDLTLDITKRVGALLAVSHPDLQLVYTRSDDTYLSLAERCEIAYTTELRNQSSALFVSIHVNSAQAREASGFEILTKLQNKRVKLMDETTPLTNLSMLAGFSSVNLNRMLNQRNLVVASVFAETLSENLITTQNRGVKERDLYVLNASRVPAVLVEVGFLTNEEDARNLVSPQWRQRAAQAIALAIERCLQEDVDGYL; encoded by the coding sequence ATGAGAAAGATCCTCTGCCTTCTGCTGTTGCTCTCTTCTTCATTGCTCTTTGCCGCTGTCGATCCCTACAGTCTGGAAGTGGGTACGGTCATTCTTGATGCAGGACATGGGGGGCATGACCCCGGTACCAGTTTTGCCTGGGCTTTTGCCGGTGGCACGGTTTACGAGCGGGATCTGACCCTGGACATCACCAAACGGGTGGGAGCCTTGCTTGCCGTTTCGCACCCCGACCTTCAGTTGGTCTATACCCGCAGCGATGACACCTACCTGAGCCTTGCCGAGCGATGCGAAATCGCCTACACGACCGAGCTTCGCAACCAGAGCAGTGCCTTGTTTGTTTCGATTCATGTAAACAGTGCCCAAGCACGCGAAGCCTCAGGCTTTGAGATCCTGACAAAGCTGCAGAACAAACGCGTCAAGCTCATGGATGAAACCACACCCCTGACCAATCTTTCCATGCTTGCAGGGTTTTCCTCGGTGAATCTGAACCGGATGCTCAACCAGCGCAATCTGGTTGTAGCATCGGTCTTTGCCGAGACCCTCTCGGAGAATCTCATCACCACCCAAAACCGTGGGGTGAAGGAACGCGACCTGTATGTGCTCAATGCCAGCAGAGTCCCGGCCGTTTTGGTGGAGGTTGGGTTTCTGACCAATGAGGAGGATGCCCGGAATCTGGTCTCGCCGCAATGGCGGCAGCGCGCGGCCCAGGCAATCGCCCTTGCGATCGAACGGTGTTTGCAGGAGGATGTGGATGGATACCTATGA
- a CDS encoding GyrI-like domain-containing protein, whose amino-acid sequence MDTYDVKKELKQLYHLPKEPTLVEVPSLSYLIIDGEGDPSDQAYTEAVELLFSMSYTLKMAFRKHSWYKPFTVAPLECIWDAVEVENRETWLWSAMIAQPGWVTEEIVSQVREQVAFKKGLSTSLVRFSPIEEGLCVTMLHVGSYQDEDASFARMEQYCAEHQLKRSSTSHREIYLSNPKKTEPDQLKTVLRFAVHPIG is encoded by the coding sequence ATGGATACCTATGATGTGAAGAAGGAGCTGAAACAGCTGTATCACCTCCCGAAGGAGCCGACTCTGGTTGAGGTCCCTTCGCTTTCCTATCTCATCATCGATGGGGAAGGGGACCCCTCAGACCAAGCGTATACGGAGGCTGTCGAGCTTCTTTTCAGCATGAGCTACACGTTGAAGATGGCTTTCCGCAAGCACTCCTGGTACAAGCCTTTCACCGTTGCCCCGCTTGAGTGCATCTGGGATGCGGTTGAGGTGGAGAATCGGGAAACCTGGCTCTGGTCTGCCATGATCGCCCAACCCGGATGGGTAACCGAGGAGATAGTCTCCCAAGTCAGGGAGCAAGTGGCTTTCAAGAAAGGTCTTTCAACCTCTCTTGTGCGCTTCTCCCCGATCGAGGAGGGTCTCTGCGTAACAATGCTGCACGTCGGTTCCTACCAGGATGAGGATGCCAGCTTTGCCAGGATGGAACAGTATTGTGCAGAACATCAGCTGAAGCGAAGCAGCACTTCTCATCGGGAGATTTATCTGAGCAACCCAAAGAAGACCGAACCTGATCAGCTGAAGACGGTCCTCCGTTTTGCGGTGCACCCGATAGGTTAG
- a CDS encoding nicotinate phosphoribosyltransferase gives MNVSALTTDFYELTMMQGYFSNNHNPQVVFDMFYRTNPFEGGYVVFSGLNDLIDKLEHFTFSSEDIAYLESLGKFTKPFLTYLETYRFGGDLYAMQEGTVVFPGEPLVRIHTNLIEAQLIEGLLLNTLNFQSLIATKASRMSLACNRGQLMEFGLRRAQGGDGALSASRAAFIGGCQVTSNTLAGRTFDIPVAGTMAHSWIMSFDSELESFRAYAELYPDNTVLLIDTYDTLGSGIDNAIIVGLEQQRKGKKIGVRIDSGDLSYLPRVIRKRLDDAGLKDASIVVSNDLTEEIVQTLVHDEVPIDSWGIGTHLVTGGVQASLNGVYKLAAKQSKEGTIVPTMKISNSFEKTTNPGIKQVYRFYDAEGGALADLITLDHEKIVEGKKYTFYHPFAEADFFEMQSDRYDHFESLLTLQMHEGKRVAEKPPLAQIQAYAKQSLSTFHKSYLRQINPHIYKVSLSAKLKKLKMDLLVAQRKKSKEEA, from the coding sequence ATGAACGTAAGTGCCTTGACTACGGATTTCTATGAACTGACCATGATGCAGGGGTATTTCTCGAACAACCACAACCCTCAGGTGGTGTTTGATATGTTCTATCGGACAAACCCTTTTGAGGGGGGCTATGTGGTCTTTTCCGGTCTCAATGACCTGATCGACAAGCTTGAGCACTTTACGTTCAGCAGCGAGGACATCGCCTATCTGGAAAGCCTGGGAAAGTTCACCAAGCCCTTCCTCACCTACCTGGAAACCTACCGGTTCGGTGGGGACCTGTATGCAATGCAGGAAGGCACGGTTGTCTTTCCCGGCGAGCCGCTTGTCCGCATCCATACCAATCTCATCGAAGCCCAGCTCATAGAGGGCTTGCTCCTGAACACCCTCAACTTCCAGAGCCTGATCGCAACCAAGGCAAGCCGCATGTCCCTTGCCTGCAATCGCGGCCAGTTGATGGAGTTCGGGCTCAGGAGAGCCCAAGGCGGTGATGGAGCGCTTTCTGCAAGCAGGGCGGCCTTCATCGGGGGATGCCAGGTCACCAGCAATACCCTTGCAGGAAGAACCTTTGACATTCCGGTTGCAGGCACCATGGCCCACTCCTGGATCATGAGTTTTGACAGCGAGCTAGAGTCTTTCCGAGCTTACGCCGAGCTCTATCCCGACAATACGGTACTGCTGATCGACACCTATGACACCCTCGGTTCGGGCATTGACAATGCCATCATTGTCGGTCTGGAGCAACAACGCAAAGGAAAAAAGATAGGGGTGCGCATCGACAGCGGGGATCTCTCCTACCTGCCCAGGGTCATCCGCAAGCGGCTTGATGATGCAGGACTCAAGGATGCTTCCATCGTTGTCTCCAATGACCTGACTGAGGAAATCGTGCAGACATTGGTGCATGACGAGGTTCCCATCGACAGCTGGGGCATCGGAACCCATCTGGTCACAGGTGGTGTGCAAGCCTCCCTCAACGGGGTGTATAAGCTGGCTGCCAAGCAAAGCAAGGAGGGGACCATTGTCCCCACCATGAAAATCTCCAACAGTTTCGAAAAGACCACCAATCCCGGCATCAAGCAAGTCTATCGCTTCTACGATGCTGAGGGAGGCGCCTTGGCTGATCTGATCACCCTTGACCATGAGAAGATAGTCGAAGGAAAGAAGTACACCTTCTACCATCCCTTTGCCGAAGCCGATTTCTTTGAGATGCAAAGCGACAGGTACGACCATTTTGAGAGTTTGCTCACCTTGCAGATGCACGAAGGCAAACGGGTTGCTGAAAAACCCCCGCTTGCACAAATCCAGGCGTATGCAAAACAGAGCCTGTCGACATTTCACAAGAGCTATCTGAGACAGATCAACCCGCATATCTACAAGGTCAGCCTCTCAGCAAAACTGAAGAAACTGAAGATGGACTTGTTGGTGGCCCAGCGCAAGAAGAGCAAGGAAGAGGCCTAA